From Triticum aestivum cultivar Chinese Spring chromosome 4A, IWGSC CS RefSeq v2.1, whole genome shotgun sequence, a single genomic window includes:
- the LOC123082384 gene encoding protein TonB, producing MATKSQKKKKLSAPNPSIDAKAPSPKQKPTPQKPAEEPETAAAAAKKPKPKKQKVGKEVSAKKPKEGKQVSAKKQKESKEVSAKKPKKQKESNEIDEIFEATKKRKLQEEEEEESEGDKKPRKGKAEGASKKKSKKETGGKGWEPGHDDEVEEKRPRRRTNDGLTIYSADELGFGKADAGGTALCPFDCDCCF from the coding sequence ATGGCCACCAAGTCCCAAAAGAAGAAGAAGCTCTCCGCCCCCAACCCCTCCATCGACGCCAAGGCCCCCTCCCCCAAACAAAAGCCTACCCCTCAGAAACCCGCGGAGGAGccagagacggcggcggcggccgccaagAAGCCGAAGCCGAAGAAGCAGAAGGTGGGCAAGGAGGTCTCTGCCAAGAAGCCGAAGGAGGGCAAGCAGGTCTCTGCCAAGAAGCAGAAGGAAAGCAAGGAGGTCtctgccaagaagcccaagaagcagaaggagaGCAACGAGATCGACGAGATCTTCGAGGCCACCAAGAAGCGCAAGCtgcaggaggaagaggaggaagagtcCGAGGGGGACAAGAAGCCCAGGAAGGGCAAGGCCGAGGGGGCTagcaagaagaagagcaagaaggagACTGGGGGCAAAGGCTGGGAGCCCGGCCACGATGACGAGGTCGAGGAGAAGCGGCCGCGGCGGCGCACCAACGACGGGCTCACCATATACTCCGCCGACGAGCTCGGGTTCGGCAAGGCCGACGCCGGCGGCACTGCCCTCTGCCCCTTCGACTGCGACTGCTGCTTCTGA